From a region of the Spelaeicoccus albus genome:
- the yidC gene encoding membrane protein insertase YidC, producing the protein MGFIDTILFPIKWVVAWILVLFHHGMTFIGLDASSGLNWVLSIVGLTVVIRLVLVPLFFRQIKAQRGMQALQPELMKLQAKYKGKTDSFSRQAMGQEQMALYKRHGTNPLSSCLPILAQMPIFFSLFRVLRGLQDIAAGNQDAIGGLTQGLAQQAEKSSLFGASLSDSFLSSPELHVKVLIAIMIVIMMVTQFITQKQIMSKNMSEAAMNNPFMKQQKMMLYLFPLIFVFGGVSFPVGVLIYWVISNLWTMGQQFYQIERMPAPGSPAEKALMEKRKKKGLPPLPGLKKLESDDEEPAAAPRGQRQQPVRKDRAKSGPPSTTPQTSARQGAQRPAGQTPGKSSGQQPGRKPADSDARKAGQPPAAGHPGGQKSPGQRAQPSKSGASKAARAQAPGKPGQNKPASGKPAPAKPSQGKPAQSRPANSGKKSQSKPSGAKRPSQSKPQSPRSND; encoded by the coding sequence ATGGGCTTTATCGACACAATCCTCTTTCCCATCAAATGGGTAGTCGCTTGGATTTTGGTGCTATTCCATCATGGGATGACGTTCATCGGCCTGGATGCGTCATCCGGCCTGAACTGGGTGTTGTCGATTGTCGGTCTGACGGTGGTCATCCGGTTGGTACTGGTGCCGTTGTTCTTCCGCCAGATCAAGGCCCAGCGCGGCATGCAGGCGCTGCAGCCCGAATTGATGAAGCTGCAGGCCAAGTACAAGGGCAAGACCGACTCGTTCTCCCGGCAGGCAATGGGCCAGGAGCAGATGGCCTTGTACAAACGGCACGGCACCAATCCGCTGTCGTCCTGCTTGCCGATCCTGGCCCAGATGCCCATCTTCTTTTCATTGTTCCGGGTACTCCGCGGGCTCCAGGACATCGCTGCGGGCAATCAAGACGCAATTGGCGGCTTGACGCAGGGACTTGCTCAACAGGCCGAGAAATCGTCGCTCTTCGGAGCATCGCTGTCGGATAGCTTCCTGTCCAGCCCTGAGCTGCACGTGAAGGTTCTGATCGCCATCATGATCGTGATCATGATGGTGACCCAGTTCATCACGCAAAAGCAGATCATGTCGAAGAACATGAGCGAGGCTGCCATGAACAACCCGTTCATGAAGCAGCAGAAGATGATGCTCTATCTCTTCCCGCTGATCTTCGTGTTCGGCGGCGTCAGCTTCCCGGTCGGTGTGCTGATTTACTGGGTGATTTCGAACCTGTGGACAATGGGCCAGCAGTTCTATCAGATCGAGCGGATGCCGGCCCCCGGGTCGCCCGCCGAGAAGGCACTGATGGAAAAGCGGAAGAAGAAGGGTCTTCCGCCGCTGCCCGGGCTGAAGAAATTGGAGTCGGACGACGAGGAGCCGGCGGCCGCTCCGCGCGGCCAACGCCAGCAGCCCGTGCGCAAGGACCGTGCCAAATCCGGCCCACCGTCCACGACGCCGCAAACAAGTGCAAGACAAGGGGCCCAGCGGCCTGCCGGACAGACGCCCGGGAAATCGTCGGGACAGCAGCCGGGCCGGAAGCCGGCCGATTCGGATGCCCGGAAGGCCGGGCAGCCGCCTGCCGCCGGGCATCCCGGCGGGCAGAAATCGCCGGGTCAGCGCGCACAGCCGAGTAAGTCCGGTGCATCCAAGGCTGCCCGCGCTCAGGCTCCCGGTAAGCCGGGCCAGAACAAACCCGCCTCCGGAAAACCGGCCCCCGCCAAACCGTCACAGGGTAAGCCCGCGCAAAGCCGCCCTGCGAATTCGGGAAAGAAATCCCAAAGCAAACCATCGGGTGCTAAGCGGCCATCGCAAAGCAAACCGCAAAGTCCGCGCAGTAACGATTAG
- the yidD gene encoding membrane protein insertion efficiency factor YidD — MSAVETILHAPRYPFVWLLRAYRAVISPLYGNVCKYYPSCSQYALDAFETHGVFRGFALTAWRLVRCNPFSSGGVDYVHGSQSEKTGREIAAMHDKSLPTLTDAADPAPRGA, encoded by the coding sequence ATGAGTGCGGTCGAGACGATCCTGCATGCACCCCGGTACCCGTTCGTGTGGCTGCTTCGGGCCTACCGCGCAGTCATTTCGCCGCTGTACGGCAACGTGTGCAAGTACTATCCGAGCTGCTCGCAGTATGCGCTCGACGCGTTTGAAACTCACGGCGTCTTCCGCGGTTTCGCATTGACCGCCTGGAGGCTGGTTCGCTGCAATCCGTTTTCGTCCGGCGGCGTGGACTATGTCCACGGTTCGCAGAGCGAGAAGACCGGCAGGGAAATCGCCGCAATGCACGACAAATCTCTTCCCACCCTGACCGACGCCGCCGACCCGGCTCCGCGCGGCGCCTAA
- the rnpA gene encoding ribonuclease P protein component — MLPREHRLRLGNEFTLAFRRGRRCGSRRLVVHVYTPDDGTHASRVGFVVSKAVGNAVVRNRVKRRLRAAVSSRMGEVPEGALMVVRALPASARADFRELSADLDSCLAKLGRAGWLRR, encoded by the coding sequence GTGCTGCCCCGCGAGCATCGGCTTCGTCTAGGAAACGAGTTCACTCTCGCTTTCCGACGCGGACGACGCTGCGGTAGCAGGCGGCTCGTCGTGCATGTGTATACGCCGGACGACGGCACCCACGCTTCGCGCGTGGGATTCGTCGTATCCAAGGCCGTCGGTAACGCGGTGGTGCGGAACCGGGTGAAACGAAGGCTCCGTGCAGCGGTGAGTTCGCGGATGGGCGAAGTTCCGGAGGGAGCGCTGATGGTGGTACGGGCCTTGCCGGCGTCTGCCCGCGCGGATTTCCGGGAGCTGTCGGCGGACCTCGATTCGTGCTTGGCCAAACTGGGCCGCGCGGGATGGTTGCGGCGATGA
- the rpmH gene encoding 50S ribosomal protein L34, with amino-acid sequence MSKRTFQPNNRRRAKTHGFRLRMRTRAGRAILAARRRKGRSELSA; translated from the coding sequence GTGAGCAAGCGGACTTTCCAGCCCAATAACCGGCGTCGTGCCAAGACGCACGGCTTCCGACTTCGTATGCGTACGCGTGCGGGCCGGGCGATCCTGGCTGCGCGGCGGCGTAAAGGCCGCAGCGAACTGTCAGCCTAG
- the dnaA gene encoding chromosomal replication initiator protein DnaA, which produces MADEESALEEAWANVLATLLADDSITRQQKGFLANARPRAFIDDMVVLVAPNELTKKMLEERLREKLRSTFAAELGREVSFAIAVDPQLAVATPPAPTEDAPADVPPEPAITRTPFTQPSAPPDPDAAASSRLNSKYSFDNFVIGASNRFANAAAVAVSEAPARAYNPLFIYGDSGLGKTHLLHAIGHYAMTLFPGTRVRYVSSEEFTNDFINSIRDKSTSSASSFQRRYRDVDVLLIDDIQFLQGKEGTVEEFFHTFNALHNQEKQVVITSDVPPKQLSGFEDRLRSRFEWGLITDVQPPDLETRVAILRKKAAAENLDVPADVLEYIASRISSNIRELEGALIRVTAFANLSQQQVNLALAEIVLKDLISDENTPEITAASIMGQTAAYFQLTLEDLCGASRSRTLTTARQIAMYLCRELTDMSLPKIGQEFGGRDHTTVMHANKKISEQMAERRAIFTQVTELTNRIKQHHR; this is translated from the coding sequence ATGGCAGACGAAGAATCAGCCCTTGAAGAAGCGTGGGCAAATGTTCTGGCCACCTTGTTAGCCGATGATTCGATCACCCGCCAGCAAAAGGGATTCCTGGCCAATGCCAGGCCGCGGGCATTCATCGACGACATGGTCGTGCTCGTCGCGCCCAACGAACTGACCAAGAAGATGCTCGAAGAGCGCCTCCGCGAGAAGCTCCGCTCCACCTTTGCCGCGGAACTCGGCCGCGAGGTCAGTTTCGCCATCGCGGTCGATCCGCAACTGGCGGTGGCCACGCCGCCCGCACCCACCGAGGACGCGCCGGCCGACGTCCCGCCGGAACCCGCCATCACCCGGACGCCGTTCACACAGCCTTCAGCGCCGCCGGACCCCGACGCGGCGGCCAGCAGCCGGCTGAACTCCAAATACAGTTTCGACAATTTCGTCATCGGCGCCTCCAACCGCTTTGCCAACGCCGCCGCCGTTGCCGTCTCGGAAGCACCGGCTCGCGCCTACAATCCGCTCTTCATCTACGGCGACTCGGGACTGGGGAAGACGCATTTACTGCACGCCATCGGTCATTACGCAATGACTTTGTTCCCCGGGACGAGAGTGCGATACGTCAGCAGTGAAGAATTTACCAACGACTTCATCAATTCCATCCGAGACAAGTCGACATCGTCGGCCTCGTCATTCCAACGCCGATATCGAGATGTCGACGTACTTCTGATCGACGACATCCAGTTCCTGCAAGGCAAAGAAGGAACCGTCGAAGAGTTCTTCCACACGTTCAACGCCCTGCACAACCAGGAAAAGCAGGTAGTCATCACCTCGGACGTGCCGCCGAAACAACTCTCGGGCTTCGAAGATCGCTTACGCTCTCGATTCGAATGGGGCCTCATCACCGACGTCCAGCCGCCCGATCTGGAAACGCGCGTGGCGATCCTGCGTAAAAAGGCCGCTGCCGAGAACCTCGATGTCCCGGCCGACGTCCTGGAATACATCGCCAGCCGGATCTCATCGAACATTCGCGAGCTCGAAGGCGCGCTCATCCGAGTGACGGCGTTCGCCAATTTGAGTCAGCAGCAAGTGAACCTGGCACTTGCCGAAATCGTGCTGAAAGACTTGATCAGCGACGAGAACACCCCCGAAATCACTGCTGCCTCGATCATGGGGCAAACCGCCGCGTACTTCCAGCTCACCCTCGAGGACCTCTGCGGCGCCTCCCGCTCGCGCACCTTGACGACGGCGCGCCAGATCGCCATGTATCTGTGCCGGGAGCTGACCGATATGTCATTGCCGAAGATCGGTCAGGAGTTCGGCGGCCGCGACCACACAACGGTGATGCACGCCAACAAAAAGATCAGTGAACAAATGGCCGAACGGCGCGCCATCTTCACCCAGGTCACCGAATTGACCAACCGCATCAAGCAGCATCACCGGTAA
- the dnaN gene encoding DNA polymerase III subunit beta, whose protein sequence is MKLRVDRDVLAEAVTWAARSLPQRPAVPVLAGLLLEADPAGALRFASFDYEVSAKVEVAADVSDGGQVLVSGKLLADICKALPAAPVEMTTNGSKVDVTCGSSRFTLMSMPVDEYPALPELPDSSGSVPADVFSEAVSQVTLATSRDDTLPILTGVRVEIEGEKMTLLATDRYRLAVRELNWRPARPDLSAVALVRGRTLSDVAKTLGGDVTVALSSEGGRELIGFSSSGRQTTSLLVEGEYPKVRSLFPDSAPIHAVIETAPLLEAVRRVALVAERNTPIRFSFTEGTVTLEAGAGDDAQASEAIEATVSGDDIAVGFNPSFVIEGLAALTSPYARFSFTTPMKPVVMTGQAEAEGDDDLGYRYLIMPIRI, encoded by the coding sequence TTGAAGCTGAGGGTTGATCGTGATGTTCTGGCCGAAGCCGTCACGTGGGCTGCCAGGTCACTGCCGCAGCGTCCGGCCGTCCCCGTACTCGCCGGTCTGCTTCTTGAGGCCGACCCCGCCGGAGCGCTGCGCTTTGCCAGCTTCGACTACGAGGTGTCCGCAAAGGTCGAGGTCGCCGCCGACGTCAGTGATGGCGGACAAGTCCTCGTCTCCGGCAAACTGCTTGCCGACATTTGTAAGGCGCTTCCGGCTGCACCCGTCGAAATGACCACGAACGGTTCGAAAGTCGACGTGACGTGCGGATCGAGTCGATTCACCTTGATGTCAATGCCCGTTGATGAATATCCGGCGCTGCCCGAATTGCCGGATTCGTCCGGCAGCGTGCCGGCCGATGTGTTCTCCGAGGCCGTCAGCCAAGTCACTCTTGCCACCAGCCGCGATGACACGCTGCCCATCCTCACCGGCGTGCGCGTCGAGATCGAAGGCGAAAAAATGACGCTGTTGGCGACCGACAGATACCGGTTGGCCGTGCGCGAGCTGAATTGGCGTCCGGCCCGGCCGGATTTGAGCGCCGTAGCGTTGGTGCGCGGACGCACCCTGTCCGACGTTGCCAAAACCCTGGGTGGCGATGTCACGGTCGCGCTCAGCAGTGAGGGCGGCCGCGAGCTGATCGGGTTCTCGTCGTCGGGCCGCCAGACGACGTCACTGCTCGTCGAAGGCGAATATCCGAAGGTCCGGTCGCTTTTCCCGGATTCGGCGCCAATTCACGCAGTCATCGAAACAGCCCCGTTGCTTGAAGCGGTCCGCCGCGTGGCACTGGTGGCCGAGCGCAACACGCCGATCCGGTTTTCGTTCACGGAAGGCACAGTCACTTTGGAAGCGGGCGCCGGGGACGACGCGCAGGCATCCGAGGCCATCGAAGCAACGGTGTCCGGCGACGATATCGCAGTGGGCTTCAATCCGAGCTTCGTGATCGAAGGTCTCGCGGCTCTGACTTCTCCGTATGCCCGTTTCTCGTTCACGACACCGATGAAACCGGTAGTGATGACCGGTCAGGCCGAAGCCGAGGGCGACGACGATCTGGGGTACCGGTACCTGATCATGCCGATCCGTATCTGA
- the recF gene encoding DNA replication/repair protein RecF (All proteins in this family for which functions are known are DNA-binding proteins that assist the filamentation of RecA onto DNA for the initiation of recombination or recombinational repair.), whose protein sequence is MYVSHLGLLDFRSYPRADVRLDEGVTVFVGANGQGKTNLVESIGYLAGLHSHRVSADLPLVRHGSDAAFVRAKVVRGERTAIEEVQIAASGSNKARLNGNPVKPRDLLGVLTAVTFAPEDLGLVKGDPGERRRFLDDLLTARRPRFAAVRSEYDKVLKQRNALLKTAKLGGGARNKEATLEVWDHHLARAGAALLAGRIGLTDELTGPVARAYSTVSGSGGADDPRPAGLRYRRSTGTAGDGVSDGSAPTVSPSEDALFDELMSAFAANRRQETERGITLFGPHRDDLELLLGPAPAKGYASHGESWSFALALRLASFELLTHDAGDRMHWPVLILDDVFAELDSGRRRRLAGMVAEAEQVLVTAAVPGDVPEELTRHAAGRVIPVRLGEVGEAGEGAGGTTDGDPV, encoded by the coding sequence ATGTACGTCTCGCATTTGGGATTACTCGACTTCCGGTCGTATCCGCGCGCCGATGTACGTCTCGACGAGGGAGTCACCGTCTTTGTCGGCGCCAACGGCCAAGGAAAGACGAATCTCGTCGAATCCATCGGCTATCTGGCCGGCTTGCACAGCCACCGAGTGTCGGCGGATCTGCCGCTCGTTCGGCACGGGAGCGATGCCGCGTTCGTGCGGGCCAAGGTCGTCCGGGGCGAGCGCACCGCCATCGAAGAAGTGCAAATTGCGGCATCGGGATCCAACAAGGCGCGGTTGAACGGTAATCCGGTCAAGCCGCGCGATTTGCTGGGGGTGCTCACGGCCGTCACCTTCGCGCCCGAGGATCTGGGCCTCGTCAAGGGCGATCCGGGTGAACGGCGACGCTTCCTCGACGACCTCCTGACGGCCCGGCGTCCTCGGTTCGCCGCGGTGCGCAGCGAGTACGACAAAGTTCTCAAACAGCGCAATGCGTTGTTGAAGACCGCGAAGCTGGGCGGTGGAGCAAGGAACAAAGAAGCAACTCTCGAAGTCTGGGATCACCACTTGGCCAGGGCGGGTGCGGCGCTGTTGGCCGGGCGGATCGGTCTGACCGATGAATTGACGGGCCCGGTGGCTCGCGCGTATTCGACGGTGTCGGGTTCCGGCGGCGCGGACGATCCACGGCCGGCCGGACTGCGGTATCGACGGTCGACCGGGACAGCCGGAGACGGGGTGTCGGACGGGTCGGCGCCGACCGTATCGCCCTCCGAAGACGCGTTGTTCGACGAGCTCATGAGCGCGTTTGCGGCAAACCGGCGACAAGAGACCGAGCGCGGCATCACATTGTTCGGTCCGCACCGCGACGATCTGGAACTATTGCTCGGGCCGGCCCCGGCCAAGGGATATGCCAGCCACGGTGAATCGTGGTCGTTTGCATTGGCGCTGCGGTTGGCCAGCTTTGAGCTGCTGACTCATGATGCCGGTGACCGGATGCACTGGCCGGTGTTGATCTTGGACGACGTGTTTGCCGAATTGGATTCCGGGCGACGCCGCCGGCTTGCCGGGATGGTGGCCGAGGCCGAACAGGTACTTGTGACGGCGGCAGTGCCGGGAGACGTCCCGGAGGAATTGACCCGGCACGCTGCCGGCCGCGTCATCCCGGTACGGCTTGGTGAAGTCGGCGAAGCCGGCGAAGGCGCCGGTGGCACCACCGACGGGGACCCGGTATGA
- a CDS encoding DUF721 domain-containing protein: MTTSSDRESGAPDEERVDELAVLALGRIRAAARERGFKPGRVGKRIRRLNAPGKRAGAHPDDRDPQSVTSVLGRMVAERGWETSVNVGAVLGRWPQIVGPQVADHCVPAEFESGVLTLAADSSAWATQLKLMEQKLRERLDAELGVGVVTEIRVQGPAAPTWRKGKYRARGFRGPRDTYG; this comes from the coding sequence ATGACGACGTCCTCGGACCGGGAATCCGGGGCGCCCGATGAGGAGCGGGTGGACGAATTGGCGGTGCTGGCACTCGGCAGAATCCGCGCGGCCGCCCGCGAACGAGGTTTCAAACCCGGTCGGGTCGGTAAGCGCATCCGGCGGCTGAATGCTCCGGGCAAACGCGCCGGAGCACATCCCGACGACCGCGACCCGCAGTCCGTGACGAGCGTGTTGGGGCGGATGGTCGCCGAGCGCGGCTGGGAAACCTCCGTAAACGTCGGGGCCGTGTTGGGCAGGTGGCCGCAGATCGTCGGACCGCAGGTCGCCGACCATTGCGTCCCCGCCGAATTCGAAAGCGGCGTACTGACTCTTGCCGCTGATTCGTCCGCGTGGGCGACCCAACTAAAACTGATGGAGCAAAAGCTGCGCGAACGGCTCGATGCCGAACTCGGTGTCGGAGTCGTCACGGAGATCCGCGTCCAAGGCCCGGCCGCCCCGACATGGCGCAAGGGAAAATACCGTGCCCGCGGGTTCCGCGGACCGCGGGACACGTATGGCTAG
- the gyrB gene encoding DNA topoisomerase (ATP-hydrolyzing) subunit B, which produces MTADENTHYDATDITVLKGLEAVRKRPGMYIGSTGERGLHHLVQEVVDNSVDEAMAGYCDHIEVTLQMDGGVRVVDNGRGIPVGVLPSEGKPALEVVLTSLHAGGKFGGSGYAVSGGLHGVGVSVVNALSTRLEAEVKVDGYVWRQSFNRGAPSGPIEKGEPATETGTTITFWADGEIFETTEYSFETLRSRFQQMAFLNKGLKISLTDERVADDSADEDMDTEAGDDTDAHYAVFKYDRGLLDYVEHLNKAKRVELIHPDIIAFESEDTERKISAEVAMQWTSGYSEGVHTYANTINTHEGGTHEEGFRAALTSLINRYARTNGLLKDKDENLAGEDVREGLTAVISVKLGEPQFEGQTKTKLGNTEARTFVQHVVWDELSDWFERNPSQARDVIRKAQQASQARMAARKAREATRRKGLLETGGMPGKLKDCQSNNPEICEVFIVEGDSAGGSATQGREPETQAILPIRGKILNVEKARLDRALGNNEVQALITAFGTGIGEEFNIDKLRYHKIILMADADVDGQHIATLLLTLVFRYMKPLIERGHVFLATPPLYQLKWSNAPHEFAYSDAERDVLLTDGRAQGRRLPKESAIQRYKGLGEMNYHELWETTMDPDHRLLKQITLDDAAAADEIFSVLMGEDVDSRRNFIQRNAKDVRFLDI; this is translated from the coding sequence ATGACAGCCGACGAGAACACGCATTACGACGCAACCGACATCACTGTTCTCAAAGGCCTCGAGGCGGTACGCAAAAGGCCGGGCATGTACATCGGCTCCACCGGTGAACGCGGGCTGCACCACTTGGTGCAGGAAGTCGTCGACAACTCCGTCGATGAAGCAATGGCCGGATACTGCGACCACATCGAAGTCACCTTGCAAATGGACGGCGGAGTGCGCGTCGTCGACAACGGCCGCGGGATCCCCGTCGGCGTGCTGCCGTCCGAAGGAAAGCCCGCCCTCGAGGTCGTGCTGACCTCGCTGCACGCCGGCGGTAAGTTCGGCGGCAGCGGCTACGCCGTGTCCGGCGGCCTGCACGGCGTCGGGGTCTCGGTGGTCAACGCCCTGTCGACCCGGCTCGAAGCCGAAGTCAAGGTGGACGGTTACGTCTGGCGGCAGTCGTTCAACCGCGGCGCGCCGTCCGGCCCTATCGAAAAAGGCGAACCGGCCACCGAAACCGGAACGACCATCACTTTTTGGGCCGACGGTGAGATCTTTGAAACGACCGAGTACTCGTTCGAAACGCTGCGCAGCCGGTTCCAGCAAATGGCCTTCTTGAACAAGGGCTTGAAGATCAGCCTGACCGACGAACGCGTCGCGGACGACTCCGCCGACGAAGATATGGACACGGAGGCCGGCGACGACACCGACGCGCATTACGCGGTCTTCAAATACGATCGCGGCCTGCTGGACTACGTCGAACACTTGAACAAGGCAAAGCGCGTCGAACTCATCCATCCCGACATCATCGCGTTCGAGTCCGAAGACACCGAGAGGAAAATTTCGGCCGAGGTCGCCATGCAGTGGACCTCGGGGTATTCCGAAGGCGTGCACACCTACGCCAACACGATCAACACGCACGAGGGCGGTACCCACGAAGAAGGCTTCCGCGCAGCGCTCACGTCGCTGATCAACAGGTATGCGCGCACCAACGGTCTGTTGAAGGACAAGGACGAGAATCTCGCGGGCGAGGACGTCCGGGAGGGGCTGACGGCCGTCATCTCCGTGAAACTCGGCGAGCCCCAGTTCGAAGGACAGACCAAGACGAAGCTCGGCAACACGGAAGCACGCACGTTCGTTCAACACGTTGTCTGGGACGAGCTCAGTGATTGGTTCGAACGCAATCCCAGCCAGGCCCGCGATGTCATCCGCAAGGCACAGCAGGCCTCGCAAGCCCGAATGGCAGCCCGCAAGGCCCGCGAGGCCACGCGCCGGAAGGGTCTGTTGGAAACCGGCGGGATGCCGGGCAAACTCAAGGACTGCCAGTCGAACAACCCCGAGATCTGCGAAGTGTTCATCGTCGAGGGGGACTCGGCCGGCGGCTCGGCCACGCAGGGCCGCGAACCGGAGACCCAGGCCATCCTGCCAATTCGCGGCAAGATCCTGAACGTGGAAAAAGCACGGCTCGACAGGGCGCTGGGCAATAACGAGGTGCAAGCACTCATCACGGCGTTCGGCACCGGCATCGGCGAAGAATTCAACATCGACAAGCTTCGCTATCACAAGATCATCCTGATGGCGGACGCCGATGTGGACGGGCAGCACATCGCTACCCTGCTGCTCACCCTCGTCTTCCGGTACATGAAACCGCTCATTGAGCGCGGCCACGTGTTCTTGGCTACTCCGCCGCTCTACCAGCTCAAATGGTCGAATGCTCCGCACGAGTTCGCCTATTCGGACGCCGAACGCGATGTCCTCCTCACGGACGGGCGGGCGCAGGGGCGCCGACTTCCCAAGGAAAGCGCCATTCAGCGGTACAAGGGCCTGGGCGAGATGAACTACCACGAGCTGTGGGAGACCACCATGGACCCGGATCACCGCCTGCTCAAGCAAATCACCTTGGATGACGCGGCGGCCGCCGACGAGATCTTTTCCGTCCTGATGGGCGAAGACGTCGATTCGCGCCGCAATTTCATTCAACGCAATGCCAAAGACGTCCGGTTCCTGGACATCTGA